One stretch of Saccharomonospora xinjiangensis XJ-54 DNA includes these proteins:
- a CDS encoding ArsR/SmtB family transcription factor: protein MAAATHPDLEAVDLPAVLHALADPVRLGLVRLLSDGEERAWGQLDAPVAKSTLSYHLKVLRSAGITRTREEGTRCFVRLRGSELERRFPGLLESVIDLASSDGGVAKVGLRSG from the coding sequence ATGGCTGCCGCAACACACCCGGATCTCGAGGCCGTTGATCTGCCGGCTGTCCTCCACGCGCTGGCCGATCCGGTCAGGCTCGGCCTGGTCCGGCTCCTCAGCGACGGTGAGGAACGGGCCTGGGGCCAGCTGGACGCCCCCGTCGCCAAGTCAACGCTCAGCTATCACCTGAAGGTCTTGAGATCGGCGGGTATCACGCGGACCAGGGAGGAAGGAACCCGCTGTTTCGTGCGTCTGCGCGGTTCCGAACTGGAACGGCGGTTCCCCGGATTGCTGGAGAGCGTGATCGACCTGGCTTCCTCGGACGGCGGTGTCGCCAAGGTCGGCCTCCGGTCCGGCTGA
- a CDS encoding DUF7019 family protein: MSFRYYVYISDDKIDMLLSQIDPALTRKRTTEVSVSLPLLGAKRGVEAPSGSDRIARLERVVRHLHDFGDLGSVAEPGQFFGGILPMRWGPFHGTSLVYFGGEIDGTVVGLGGSGKHVLGSSSERDAEGVPRSVTPNLLDGLAAEPEIGDLLGVGTGADDEALRAVELATANLRGPLQNVEFVAKRLLSGCLGSRRVVLGSPLYVALAD; the protein is encoded by the coding sequence GTGTCGTTCCGCTACTACGTGTACATCAGCGATGACAAGATCGACATGCTGCTCTCGCAGATCGATCCCGCGCTGACCAGAAAGCGCACCACCGAGGTCAGCGTGAGCCTTCCGCTGCTCGGGGCGAAGCGCGGCGTCGAGGCGCCGTCGGGGTCCGACCGCATCGCGAGGCTGGAGCGCGTCGTCCGGCACCTGCACGACTTCGGTGATCTGGGATCGGTCGCGGAGCCGGGACAGTTCTTCGGCGGAATCCTGCCGATGCGCTGGGGCCCGTTCCACGGAACGTCGCTTGTGTACTTCGGGGGCGAGATCGACGGCACCGTCGTCGGCCTCGGCGGTTCGGGCAAGCATGTCCTCGGCAGCTCCTCGGAGCGGGACGCGGAGGGCGTGCCACGCTCGGTCACGCCTAACCTGCTGGACGGGCTGGCGGCCGAGCCGGAGATCGGTGACCTTCTCGGGGTGGGCACCGGTGCCGACGACGAGGCGTTGCGTGCCGTCGAACTCGCCACGGCGAACCTGCGCGGCCCGCTCCAGAACGTCGAATTCGTCGCCAAACGACTGCTGTCCGGGTGTCTCGGCAGCCGCCGTGTCGTGCTGGGTAGTCCGCTGTACGTGGCGCTGGCGGACTGA
- a CDS encoding protein kinase domain-containing protein gives MAIWLPGQVVHGLYEVRDVITSGGMGVVYHVWHRGWNVDLAVKVPRPGLVASAEAVRGFEAEAQRWVELAPHPHVVDCVYVRRLADLPHVFAEWADGGSLADAIRTRRLHRGGLPALLDVAVQSAWGLAHAHASGLIHQDVKPANILLLGHGTAKITDFGLARARVAAGERPSGSELVSCGGLTPAYCSPEQARAARGEGIGLTRATDVWSWALSVVEMFTGRPPVRDGELAADALSRLAEGAGDDPVIPRMPTQVVELLARCFAPDPGERPSDLTEVADDLAGVYEELTGQPYSRQQPPAARLLADGLSNRALSLLDLGLADRAERLWDEALRADPHHPHTVYNRGLHHWRAGRLSDARLVARMEEMRENHEGDWIDDYLLGLVHLERGDREKALALLASVAEDAGNIPEITAAVEAARALPPVPEPAVLASGQDWSAVSAVSADGRVCAGSVTDAGSGQWSGWSGRSGRDGERGVVRVWRLDTTAAPRTFPAHAGRLYDLGLSADGSVLASCGQDGEILVWDTGAGTLRHRIRSPSGVARSVAVSPEGTSLVAAADDGAVWLWDLEDGSLVRTVQRPHTTGFGIAVAMTEGRVVRWESHHVRIRVWDPAGHLLRVLRLPRSTALLSPGGRFALVGAESGFEVWDTEEAAPVRAVPLDTKDIRPRAISGDGRTVLLSTPAETQVWSLDEDRCVRALPHTCEHGALDAQGRRAVIGHEQLIALPVPRLGPSAAWSYPRHRSATEYTTVADRVRRALRRADRRIADGALTAAARVLRQALTLPGYERNRELLDRWAHIGRKGRRTGVLTVWQRFELPHAFEHRVSRTASADDQRWLFHAALSRHALSRDGSALLTGDVVWDLSTGRRLLRLSAEGLELRGRTLSPDGTTAVAGCADRRVRVWDTGSGQLRAVLTGHRDEVVAVAVSADGALLVSACRRRKVRVWELASGACLRVLSGFSGEIDEVAFSHDARLVFAVGKRGTAAVWDTETGRFLRILPGKPRHVGPWLVSVDGGTAMSVGFGERTLWVVDPRTQDFRDVLTCNPEPVLWLAVSADGRRAHTAGEDGAVRVFAVAEGELAAELTGHDGAARMLAPCADDRFTLSCGDDGTVRVWDLDAGTCLRTLTGHTNEVVWLGLSADARTAVSVGVDHTVVWRLEWDYEFPQPSDWHEAARPHVEAFLARAALGRVERRTLFDALADAGLGWLRTEEIERRAAR, from the coding sequence ATGGCGATCTGGCTTCCCGGGCAGGTGGTGCACGGCCTCTACGAGGTTCGTGACGTCATCACCAGCGGAGGCATGGGCGTGGTCTACCACGTGTGGCACAGGGGCTGGAACGTCGATCTCGCGGTCAAGGTGCCCCGGCCCGGCCTCGTCGCCTCCGCGGAAGCCGTGCGGGGGTTCGAGGCCGAGGCACAACGCTGGGTCGAACTCGCCCCGCATCCGCACGTGGTGGACTGCGTCTACGTGCGCAGGCTTGCCGACCTGCCCCACGTGTTCGCCGAGTGGGCAGACGGCGGCAGTCTCGCCGACGCGATCAGGACCCGTCGCCTGCACCGGGGCGGGCTACCCGCGCTGCTCGACGTCGCGGTGCAGAGCGCGTGGGGACTCGCCCACGCACACGCGAGCGGTCTGATCCACCAGGACGTCAAGCCTGCCAACATCCTGCTCCTCGGCCACGGCACAGCCAAGATCACCGACTTCGGCCTCGCCCGCGCCAGGGTCGCCGCGGGCGAGCGGCCGTCCGGCTCGGAACTCGTGAGCTGCGGCGGTCTGACCCCGGCCTACTGCTCGCCGGAACAGGCGCGCGCCGCACGTGGCGAGGGCATCGGTCTCACCCGCGCCACCGACGTGTGGTCGTGGGCGCTGAGCGTCGTCGAGATGTTCACCGGCCGACCACCGGTGCGCGACGGCGAGCTGGCCGCCGACGCGCTGTCCCGCCTCGCGGAGGGCGCTGGCGACGACCCGGTGATACCCCGGATGCCGACTCAGGTGGTGGAGCTGCTCGCCCGGTGTTTCGCGCCCGATCCCGGCGAGCGGCCCTCCGACCTGACGGAGGTGGCCGACGATCTCGCCGGGGTCTACGAGGAGCTGACCGGACAGCCGTATTCCCGGCAGCAACCTCCCGCGGCCCGGCTGCTCGCCGACGGGCTGTCGAACCGGGCACTGTCCCTGCTCGACCTCGGGCTGGCCGACCGCGCGGAGCGGCTGTGGGACGAGGCGCTGCGCGCTGACCCCCACCATCCCCACACCGTCTACAACCGGGGGCTGCACCACTGGCGGGCGGGACGGCTCAGCGACGCCCGGCTCGTGGCCCGCATGGAGGAGATGAGGGAGAACCACGAGGGCGACTGGATCGACGACTACCTGCTCGGCCTCGTGCACCTGGAGCGGGGCGACAGGGAGAAGGCTCTGGCGCTGCTGGCCTCGGTGGCGGAGGACGCTGGGAACATCCCCGAGATCACCGCGGCGGTCGAGGCAGCCAGAGCACTCCCACCGGTGCCGGAGCCGGCCGTGCTCGCCAGCGGGCAGGACTGGAGCGCGGTGAGCGCCGTCAGCGCGGACGGCCGGGTCTGCGCGGGCAGTGTCACGGACGCGGGTTCGGGACAGTGGTCAGGGTGGTCAGGGCGGTCAGGGCGGGACGGTGAACGCGGCGTCGTGCGGGTGTGGCGGCTGGATACGACAGCGGCGCCGCGTACCTTCCCCGCGCACGCCGGACGGCTGTACGACCTCGGGCTGAGCGCCGATGGGAGCGTGCTGGCCTCGTGCGGGCAGGACGGCGAGATCCTGGTGTGGGACACCGGAGCCGGGACGCTGCGGCACCGAATCCGCAGTCCGTCGGGTGTCGCCCGCTCTGTGGCCGTGAGCCCCGAAGGCACCTCGCTCGTCGCGGCGGCCGACGACGGCGCGGTGTGGCTGTGGGACCTGGAGGACGGCAGCCTCGTCCGCACCGTGCAACGCCCGCACACCACCGGTTTCGGTATCGCGGTGGCGATGACGGAGGGTCGCGTCGTGCGCTGGGAGTCCCACCACGTGCGAATCCGGGTCTGGGATCCCGCAGGCCATCTGCTGCGGGTGCTGCGCCTTCCGCGATCGACCGCGCTGCTCTCGCCAGGCGGCAGGTTCGCGCTGGTGGGCGCGGAGAGCGGGTTTGAGGTGTGGGACACCGAGGAAGCCGCCCCCGTCCGCGCGGTCCCACTGGACACAAAGGACATCAGGCCGCGTGCGATCAGCGGTGACGGCCGTACCGTGCTGCTCTCCACGCCTGCCGAGACGCAGGTGTGGTCTCTCGACGAGGACCGCTGCGTTCGTGCTCTGCCCCACACCTGCGAGCACGGGGCACTCGACGCACAAGGGCGCAGAGCCGTCATCGGGCACGAGCAGCTGATCGCGCTGCCGGTGCCGAGGCTGGGTCCCTCGGCCGCGTGGAGCTACCCGAGGCACCGGTCGGCGACGGAATACACGACCGTGGCCGACAGGGTGCGCCGCGCACTGCGGAGGGCCGACCGGCGCATCGCCGACGGCGCGCTGACCGCTGCGGCGCGTGTGCTGCGGCAGGCCCTCACCCTGCCCGGATACGAGCGAAATCGTGAACTGCTCGACCGGTGGGCGCACATCGGACGGAAAGGGCGGCGCACCGGAGTGCTCACCGTGTGGCAGCGCTTCGAGCTGCCACACGCCTTCGAACACCGGGTCTCGCGCACCGCGTCCGCCGACGACCAGCGCTGGCTCTTCCACGCCGCACTCAGCCGCCACGCGCTGAGCCGCGACGGTTCCGCCCTGCTCACCGGAGATGTGGTGTGGGATCTGAGCACAGGGCGGCGCCTGCTGCGGTTGAGTGCGGAAGGGCTCGAACTCAGGGGGAGAACGCTCAGCCCGGACGGCACCACGGCGGTCGCCGGTTGCGCGGACCGGCGGGTACGGGTGTGGGACACCGGTAGCGGACAGCTCCGCGCCGTCCTCACCGGTCACCGGGACGAGGTCGTGGCCGTGGCGGTCAGCGCGGATGGCGCACTGCTCGTGTCCGCATGCCGCCGGAGGAAGGTCAGGGTGTGGGAGCTCGCGAGTGGCGCCTGCCTTCGGGTGCTCAGTGGTTTCTCCGGCGAGATCGATGAGGTCGCGTTCAGTCACGACGCTCGGCTCGTGTTCGCGGTCGGCAAGCGTGGCACGGCCGCCGTGTGGGACACCGAAACCGGGCGATTCCTGCGCATCCTGCCTGGCAAACCGAGACATGTCGGGCCGTGGCTGGTGAGTGTGGACGGTGGCACCGCGATGTCCGTGGGATTCGGCGAGCGGACGTTGTGGGTGGTGGACCCGCGCACCCAGGACTTTCGCGACGTCCTGACCTGCAACCCGGAACCTGTGTTGTGGCTGGCGGTGAGCGCGGACGGCCGCCGCGCCCACACGGCAGGCGAGGACGGCGCTGTGCGGGTGTTCGCGGTCGCCGAGGGGGAACTCGCTGCCGAACTCACCGGGCACGACGGCGCGGCGCGGATGCTCGCGCCATGTGCGGACGACCGGTTCACGCTGTCCTGCGGCGACGACGGCACGGTGCGGGTCTGGGATCTCGACGCGGGCACCTGCCTGCGCACGCTAACAGGTCACACCAACGAGGTCGTGTGGCTCGGCCTGAGCGCCGACGCGAGGACGGCGGTGTCGGTGGGTGTTGATCACACGGTGGTCTGGCGGCTGGAATGGGACTACGAGTTCCCGCAGCCCTCGGACTGGCATGAGGCCGCGCGGCCGCATGTCGAGGCGTTCCTCGCACGTGCGGCACTGGGGCGCGTCGAGCGGCGGACGCTGTTCGACGCGCTGGCCGACGCGGGACTGGGTTGGTTGCGTACCGAGGAGATCGAGCGGAGGGCGGCAAGGTGA
- a CDS encoding tetratricopeptide repeat protein, which translates to MTELRQANPVALAEPEVWAVEFRICVDCKSTLCDRCVHKQSGRLRGPSCPRCAGRLVDGRRRWSRVFERPDPPEVIAYQEGMARGEAGRWEEALREFDTALRLRPSYPHALLYRAVTLRQLGRTDEAVSVLDDLLRLDPRNAQAAFDKGAALSSAGRADEAADAYRTAIGIEPGYGSARVNLAILLLDRGEAPVALKLCEEAVRLFETGEQAENAALLAYALAAEGAALLACGRPREALDRLDRAVDEGLEDPQTHHNRARALEALGRHDEAAQARRLAEDLARYQ; encoded by the coding sequence ATGACCGAGCTGCGTCAGGCCAATCCGGTGGCGCTGGCCGAACCCGAGGTGTGGGCCGTGGAGTTCCGGATCTGCGTGGACTGCAAATCCACGCTGTGCGACCGGTGTGTCCACAAGCAAAGTGGCAGGTTGCGCGGGCCGAGCTGTCCACGATGTGCCGGAAGGCTGGTGGACGGAAGGCGGCGATGGTCACGCGTGTTCGAGCGGCCCGATCCGCCCGAGGTGATCGCCTACCAGGAGGGCATGGCGCGCGGGGAGGCAGGTAGGTGGGAGGAGGCTCTGAGGGAGTTCGACACGGCGCTGCGGCTGCGGCCCTCCTATCCGCACGCGCTGCTGTACCGGGCTGTGACGCTGCGCCAACTGGGTCGCACGGACGAGGCCGTGTCCGTGCTCGACGACCTCCTTCGTCTCGATCCCCGCAACGCGCAGGCGGCGTTCGACAAGGGTGCCGCGCTGTCGTCGGCGGGCCGTGCCGACGAGGCGGCCGATGCCTACCGCACCGCCATCGGTATCGAGCCGGGCTATGGCTCGGCCAGGGTGAACCTGGCGATCCTGCTGCTCGACAGGGGAGAGGCACCCGTAGCCCTCAAGCTGTGCGAGGAGGCTGTCCGCCTTTTCGAGACAGGAGAGCAGGCCGAGAACGCCGCGCTGCTGGCCTACGCGCTGGCGGCGGAGGGTGCGGCGCTGCTGGCGTGCGGACGTCCTCGCGAGGCGCTGGATCGCCTCGACCGGGCCGTGGACGAAGGTCTCGAAGACCCGCAGACCCACCACAACCGGGCGCGGGCACTGGAGGCGCTGGGGCGACACGACGAGGCCGCCCAGGCCCGCAGACTGGCCGAGGACCTGGCGAGGTACCAGTAG
- a CDS encoding GmrSD restriction endonuclease domain-containing protein — MTLFKNTTYTVGDLVHRIQRGEVGLPDLQRPFVWDASKVRDLFDSLYRGFPVGSLHLWETGAQAGARQIGDDRKQTIPHLLVVDGQQRLTSLFAAITGSAVVNEKYQEVRVRIAFRPADGAFQVCDAAIEKDPEYIPDISLVLGQRGTNKTINRFLSRLGERRTVDEDEQDHLATAIDQLHDILGYTFHAVELSSSVEPEAVADIFVRINSKGTPLNQSDFILTLMSVFWDSGRRELEQFSRSSRVPSTTSASSFNWHLQPRPSQLLRTSIAVAFRRAVLKAVYSLLRGHDMRGGMLDSAQREEQFARLQRAQEQVLDISNWHEFLRCLEHAGFRSARIISSRNTIVYSYALWLIGRIDHGIAPERLRDAVARWFFMAQITSRYTGSFESRAEADLALLGPGEVRNGDEFLRRMDKVVSDTLTHDFWKITLPNDLSTSASGSPALFSYLAALNILDADVLLSKTKIRSQMDPALLANNTVERQHLFPRGFLRNSLGLQTVKEINQIANMAIVEWASDVVIGDRAPSEYWPEQVRAARLSESRLDKQRYLHAVPDGWEKLDYDTFLEQRRRGMAAVVHDAFDKLGEVSYQPHYDPPTRTYVERDHDMSGGKVTVLGDLLTSGLIEEGARMYAAEADVAATILADGRIRMDGEIYPSLATASVAAGAAGNIENFWQVETKEGVTSLRELFIRYRRLS; from the coding sequence GAGGTCGGACTCCCCGACCTCCAGCGGCCGTTCGTCTGGGACGCCAGCAAGGTGCGTGACCTTTTCGACTCGCTCTACCGGGGATTTCCCGTCGGAAGCCTGCACCTGTGGGAAACGGGTGCCCAAGCCGGTGCCCGGCAGATCGGAGACGACCGGAAGCAAACCATTCCACACCTTCTCGTCGTGGACGGCCAACAGCGACTCACCTCCCTCTTCGCCGCGATCACCGGTAGCGCCGTGGTGAACGAGAAGTACCAGGAGGTGCGTGTCCGCATCGCTTTCCGGCCCGCCGACGGGGCTTTCCAGGTCTGCGATGCCGCGATCGAGAAGGACCCGGAGTACATCCCCGACATCTCGCTCGTGCTGGGCCAGAGGGGAACCAACAAAACGATCAATCGCTTCCTCTCCCGTCTGGGAGAACGGCGCACCGTCGATGAGGACGAGCAGGACCATCTCGCCACAGCCATCGACCAACTCCACGACATCCTCGGCTACACGTTTCACGCGGTGGAGTTGTCCTCCTCCGTCGAGCCGGAGGCCGTCGCGGACATCTTCGTCCGCATCAACAGCAAAGGCACACCGCTCAACCAGTCCGACTTCATCCTCACGTTGATGTCGGTGTTCTGGGACTCAGGACGCCGGGAACTGGAACAGTTCTCGCGGTCCAGCCGCGTGCCCAGTACCACGTCGGCGTCGTCGTTCAACTGGCATCTACAGCCACGCCCCTCGCAGTTGTTGCGAACGAGCATCGCGGTCGCGTTCCGGCGGGCCGTGCTCAAAGCCGTGTACTCGCTGCTTCGCGGACACGACATGCGTGGAGGAATGCTCGACTCGGCTCAACGCGAGGAACAGTTCGCCCGGCTGCAACGCGCTCAGGAACAGGTACTCGACATCTCGAACTGGCACGAGTTCCTGCGGTGCCTCGAACACGCTGGTTTTCGCAGCGCCCGCATCATTTCGAGCCGGAACACCATCGTCTACAGCTACGCACTCTGGCTCATCGGGCGCATCGACCACGGCATCGCTCCGGAACGGCTTCGCGATGCCGTCGCCCGCTGGTTCTTCATGGCACAGATCACCAGCCGCTACACCGGGTCATTCGAAAGCCGAGCGGAAGCGGACCTCGCACTCCTCGGCCCTGGTGAAGTTCGAAACGGCGACGAGTTCCTGCGCCGCATGGACAAGGTGGTCTCCGACACCCTCACACACGACTTCTGGAAGATCACACTTCCCAACGATCTCAGCACATCAGCCTCAGGTTCTCCGGCGCTGTTCAGCTACCTCGCCGCGCTGAACATCCTTGACGCCGACGTCCTGCTCAGCAAAACCAAGATCCGAAGTCAGATGGACCCAGCCCTGCTCGCGAACAACACCGTGGAGCGCCAGCATCTGTTCCCCCGAGGTTTCCTGCGGAACTCGCTCGGGCTCCAGACCGTGAAGGAAATCAATCAGATCGCGAACATGGCGATCGTGGAGTGGGCCAGCGACGTGGTCATCGGCGACCGCGCCCCCAGCGAGTACTGGCCGGAGCAGGTACGGGCGGCTCGCCTTTCAGAATCTCGCCTCGACAAGCAACGCTACCTGCATGCAGTTCCGGACGGTTGGGAGAAACTCGATTACGACACGTTCCTCGAACAGCGGCGCCGCGGCATGGCCGCCGTCGTCCATGACGCCTTCGACAAACTGGGGGAGGTGTCCTACCAGCCCCACTACGATCCCCCGACCCGCACCTATGTCGAGCGTGATCACGACATGTCCGGAGGAAAGGTGACCGTGCTCGGCGACCTCCTCACCAGCGGGCTGATCGAAGAGGGCGCGCGCATGTACGCGGCCGAGGCGGACGTCGCGGCCACCATTCTCGCCGACGGCCGGATCCGGATGGACGGAGAGATCTACCCAAGCCTCGCGACCGCCTCCGTCGCTGCCGGTGCCGCGGGCAACATCGAGAACTTCTGGCAGGTCGAGACCAAGGAGGGCGTGACGTCGTTGCGCGAGCTGTTCATCCGCTACCGGAGGCTGTCATGA